gaCAAAACTACGAAtaacagagaaaaaaagaaagagaacaaAAGAGAAACCGCAGTGACCGCGCGCATAACACACTTGTACATTCGCATGTCCTTTACCGGAAGAATACAAAATAcagtgtttctttttttttgttacattgaacgcataatattaatttgtacaatataacttttatttatccTGAATTTATATAGGTGAACGCTAGTTGACGATTATATATTGTTGATCACCGTCATACATTGTCTGTGATTTAATTGCCGAGTGAGAGTGGACGCGGTGTTCGTGTGTGAAGAATTATACTTTGAGCCACGTAGCACGGTGACCGACGaaaaacgtatataaaaaaacgaaaaaaaaaaaacagaaaagaaaagaaaagaaagatcatatgaacgagcgagcgaacgaacgaatcgagcaagagagaaagagagggagagaatgaaTACACGTGCGAAGAGAGGAAACTCTGTGAAGCGTATGTTTATCCATAATACCAATTAATAAATGCAACGCCGCTCGAAGCGTTGTATCGTGATTAGGACTTGAAAGTTGTAACGCTGACTAATCACGTCCGGATCGGTTTCGCAACAGTACGAATACTGTTCCTTTGAAAACTAAGTAGACAGGGCGTTTCAAGGACCGTGTAACGCCAAACGAACGGTGTAAGACACGGCgcagaatgaaatgaaattacacaCTCGAGGCAAATAAATGTTTGATGcgttgaaacaccctgtatacaaatAAAGTATTAGATTGAGCCGCAAATAACTTCTGTTCGTctcgtttcaatttatttcggTTTAAGACACGCTTTACGGTTAACGTTAATTTATTGTGTATCCTTCCAACCCTCTTTATATGTAACGacaatgataatagtaataatgatgaTCGCCCgttatcgtcgtcgtcgtcgtcgtcgtcgtcgtcgtcgtcattattattactatcaccGTTGGTATcgctgttatttaaatattattcggtCACACTGTTTTTGCTACGTGTGACGGAAGTTATTTATGACTAATCCGATGGATGAAGCACAGCTCGTGCGAATCAATTCAGCCTTCCGACGCGACGATCGCGCCGGGGCTTAGTAACAAAACTCTATTCATTGAGAGACATTGGTGCGCAACACGTCGGGCGTACCGTCAAACCAAACAGCCATTGTGGAAGAGTCACCGAGAAGTATTTGCGAACATAGTTTCCTTGcgttaaataatattcagtgtCATCATTCTTATTACGGTAGTTGTGTACCTTGCAGAAATTCTTTTCTGCCTTTTATTGAACTTTATAGCTTGTAGAGGAAAGAGAGGGAATCAATGTGAGCGtgtagtgtgtgtgtgtgtgtacctGTGTATCTGAGAGAATGTATGCgtgcaagagagagagagagaccgctAAACGGAAGCTTGaaagacaaagagagagagagagagagagaatgggaGAACGGGAGAACTCGAGCGTGCGAGAGGCGCAgtaaggaaaaaagaagaagaaggataaaGCTAAGGGAGGGGGGGATGAAACGTTTATTCATAGTTAATTGCATTCGATGGAGCTTCCAGTTCTTCTAAGCGATTTAATTACGTCTTGTTTCACGATCTACTGGTATTATTACACTGATATACTGCCATTGTTGTGCGAGGCGCATGGTGTTTGTTTGAATGGTGTACTCTATgcgtatttttctatatttttttacatttccaaGCCGTTTCACACACACACAGTTTAGGTAAACGTATGCCGTGTGCACGCTCCTCGTTTTTCGTTCCTCTTCTCCCGCGTCCGAGCGACTCGAGCGTTATTCTGTTACCGCCGCGAACGATTACGAGCGTCGCCCCGCGGTTTCGTCTTCtcaatcttcttcttcttcttcttcttcgtttgttCCACCCGTGAAACCGGCGCGCGTCCGCGTTGCACGCTGGACCACCCTGTATTCAAACTCTCACCATGCCGGTTAGGTGTATTGTAAAACGTTTGCTCGTTTCGATTCGTGTCTCTTCGTATCTAAGTGTAACGCGTAGCAACGTTCTTAACGATTTTTGCGTTCCGTATTCGACGCCCTCTtaatcgctcgctcgcgcgcgcggggaGGCCGGCTGCGCTCCGTTCAAACGGAGAGTTAGGAAGAgcacgcgagagagagagagagagagtgagagagaatgtTATCCGATCGTGATAAGGAACACGTGGAAATTCGAATGTCGAGGGATTAAGGCACGATCACGTATGTAACGGAGCTTCGTTTCATTCGCTTCGCGCGAACGGTGTAGCGTCGATCGGAAACGAATGACAGTAAAAGGAACATGCGAGAAAATGGTGGAGgaatctttaacactaaaactaccgggccTAAATTAgccatttttaatttctttgcgATTATTGAAAACGTGACTCTTCTCTGAGGAATCACTGAAGACGTTGATTTAGTTCTAAGCAAACTGTAAATCAGTTGGAATCTTAATAGACATTGCAGCTTCTGCAGAGAAATGTCGAAGAGACAGTTTGACTGTCCAGTGGTTTTAATGTCACGTTGCACTAAAACTACTGGGCCCAAAGGAGTCATTCGTGATTTCTTTCTGCGGTTATTGAAAAGGCAATAGACTTCTGTCATTGATTTACTTCTAAGCGAACTGTATTGTAAATCAACTGGAATCTCGACAGACATTGCAGCTTCTACAGAGAAATGACGAAAAGCAGTTTgtccggtggttctagtgttgacCGTCAACGGGAGCGGTCTCTAAACCGAGGCGGCAACGAATCAATGCGAGACCGACGAGCGCCGTTCGCGTTCGACTCCGCTTAGCTTTAAATAGCCCCGCTTCATTCTTTTTACACGCGGTTTCGCAAGGATAATCGCGTCTTCGATTGCTTCCGCGAAAAGGGAAAGGAGAGGAGAATAGAAAACGGATCGCCGCAGACAAGAGACGAAGATAAAGCGTTTCGCGTTGAAATATTCCTTGCATCGTCCGTTGATTCGTCGTCGAGGACGTTGCCGGTGCTCCCATCGTCTACAGAGGATTGTTAACGCGGCTCGGGGAACTCcgctaattaacactaaaaccaccgtaCAGGTCGAAACGATCTCCTCGCGATTCCTTTCCACGATTGCgagaaagataacagacgtttctcttaGAAACGATTAAAGACATTGATTTAGCAACGCTGAATTgttaatcgattaaagtctcaatagacttagccttcgagtttctatagaggaatttccaAAAGTTAATttcgctcggtagttttagtgttaatgatggACGTGCTGGTTCTTGACCGTTAGGTCTATCGGCGAGGAGCGAAAAGCGACTGCGTCGTTCCGGAAACCGAACCCAATCGAGGAATCGCGTCGAGTAGCGAGAGACGGTGTGCAGGAGAGAGAACGACGCGAAAGCGACCAACTAACCCGCGCACAATGGGCGAATTCGCAGCTTTACCGATCACGAGTCTAACGTTCGAACCGACGATCAGCTAATCTAGCGACAATGAAATGTTCCGCAGCAATTCCGCAGGGAAACGATCGTGTATCTTGTATACTCgcgataattaacacgttcagtgccacgcgAATGTCTGTAAGATAAtatgtttaacccttcgcggtccgaaatactcttggtttctcactttgaggttcgacgttagttcattcaattacagcttgatACGACGCTCTgttcatttattcaagaatatttgagagtcattgaaatgttacctctaaatggtacaattgtgatactacaaatatagaaaaaattgttaaaggcagaggttgcaataaaatagaatgtcgagtggCATtcgaaggattaaccctttgcattcgaaagctttccactggaaatattctatactttctaattggATGTAGACGAGttctttaatatgaatttaacaAATCATTCATAAATTAGGTAGCAGAACTATTTCCTTTGAATACCAAGTAAATACCaagatttataattttgctggatCAAATCATctaggagtcgcctctcgagtgtaaagggttaacaattccGGAACGTTGATTTTGAACCGAAGAAGCGTCGGATGTTCGCCCATTGTGCGCCGGAGCGAGGTACGAAACGGAGAAACCGACGATTTCCTGTGAAACACAATTCGCCTCCCTCGAAAGCTATCAGATCTCACGTTCTTCGATGCATCCAATAAAATGTTCTTGATAAACACGACCGATGGTGTGTGATTCGTAGCGAGTAAGTCCGCGGCTGGCCGGGGATCCGGTCGGCCCGCGATCGAGGCTGGAACTGACGATCGCTTCAATACAACTGTTATGTAATCTCCGTGAAAATCGTCTTTCGTTTACGACGCTTCGTCGACAGGTTTTTCAAATATCGCACGATCAGTTGGAATAATCGAAATTATTGTTCCTCAAACTCgtgttttaacactttgaccgccaCGTCAACGAAGTTCGGGTGGTAccgtttttatagaaaattgaaacgttCGCTTTCCTCGTGGCAtatcgaaccgaattttgttggaacGAGGTATAAGAAGCATAGAGCAATTACGATGAAGAGTCTTCGCATTTTAGTTTCTATTTGATTGAAACTGTTTCGACGAGGAGCGTCTACTTAGCAGTCagagtgttaacacgttccgtgccacgtgtgcCATTTATGGTACGCGCGGAATTTTTCCAAGGAAACGTTTCTTGCGAGACATGTTCCAGAGAACAATGGTACAAGTGAAACGAGAGAAATGTGAAGAAATAATGGAATATCCGCAGAGTCAGCGGAAGCTTGATTGTAACTTGATCTATCATTGGGAAATCAGCGTTTGCAACACCTAACCGGAActggcacggaatgtgttaaccgcgaatattcaacatttcctgacgagacgaagacgatattttatgaaactaactagaagagttactttatttcaatacttctcaaattgatgcgttatacggagtataatattaaccccttgccctatgatttactttttacttttcGACTATCATTAAcaattcattaggaaaagaaTCTTCCTCTATATTCGTGTCTACTCCAATGACTGATAACAGAGAagcttaatttatattcaaagcgAGTAAATACTATTTAGATTTCTCAGATTCAGTGGAACATTTGTTTTAGCCCGACACgagtaggtcaaggggttaaccatcAGATTTGATAGTTCCACTGTACATAATCAAATGTTCGAGAGTCgcctcgagtgcagagggttgaaTCGAGACTCGAGGAGACCCGCAGCGACCCGAACGTCCTCGCCGTTCCCATCCGTTTTCTCGTCCGAGGAAAAATGATCGTCGAAGACGAATACCGCACACCGCGGCCCGGTGTCCTCTTCGATCCCGGCGCGCGTGTTTTCCAGAAACAACAGCCTTGGAGGGTATCGGATTATCGATTCAGCCTTGCCACTGTTTACGTCCGCAGCGTCACAAAGGAGTTAATGTAACGGAGTTAGATCGGTCGGAAGGGATTCCAAGAGAAACGCACTCGTCGGCACGAGGGAAAGAAGTCCTCTCCCCGCTTCCTCCGGATTCCGTTTCGCGTACGTGTTTCCatcgagaaagagagacagagagatagacagagacagagagagagagagagagagggagggagagagagagagacgagaaCAGAGAAACGAGTATTTTCCAATCTTTCTCAGttgctttttcttttgttatcagaTGGAAAGAAATCGAAACGGCGGACTTTTTTGCATTTCGGCGGGATAACGGCGAGCGTTCGACGGCTGCGAGGACCTCTAGCTCTCGGCGTCTTTTTATACTACGTGTCCTTGTCACTATAACCGTACCGTTGACGTCGCCCGGATTTTTAGACGGTGATTTCATCCATGGAGATTAGTAATCGGCCGAGATTATGTGGCACGCCGGCTTCCCGTTAGGGGAAACACCTTGCGCGCGGCCGATCGAAGAGGACGCCCGCCAGCGAGACGACAGGGGAACCCCCTGTAATGGAATcgactctttgcggacgaatctCGACATCCTGAGATCACATGTTCATGTTTCGAGTTGCACACGAATCATTTAGTTGAATACCGGCGTGTTTACTTTTACTTGTACttgacacgtcgaatgccgggtcaccggtgaccctcgaaTAGGATCACTATATACCTGATTCTCATTTACGCGAAAGTCTGTTCCATGGGTTCGTttcgaacgaaaatcgcgtagaAGTCGATACGAGAGAAAAGAATGTTGAAGagaagctggtataagtttcgtccgcaaagggttgaaatattCTGGAACTCCTGTTTTACAATGGCCGACtcgtatcaaccctttgcactcgacaatatttttcactacaAGTATTCATGATTTCCCGATGAAATATTGGTACTGCGACTGACAAAGAGGAATCTTgcttcaattaaccctttgcactcgagaatatttttctcaataaatattcattactttctgatgaaatgtcaatgatattttttacaattaacataagGAAATACCTTGCTTAAATTAAGTGACAATATTGACGTGTTCggacattatataaaatttaatattgaatttttaattatacaatgttcttgggtcaaatcaaatggcgactggaaggcgcctctcgagtgcaaagggttaagggtcaactatttattataactatgtTGAAACGAACGACTTGTCGCCTctcgaatacaaagggttaatctggcTCTCCGCTCGACTCAGTTTCTCATGGAGAATTTCACTGAATTCCTCTTTAAACCGCGTTATAGGGGGTTCTACGCGCTCGATTCTCGACACGCGAGAAGCCTGCGTCGCGTGTACTCGCTCCATCGTACCGAAACTTCTACAAAAACGCGTGCGAAATTCTGGCAGATAAGTTCAGTAAGAAATCCTTCGGCTAATCCTCTGCAAGACTCGTTTACCAGTTTATCTTCCGAGTCTTCGGCTTGATTGCACCTAGCGACTAAAATCACCGATTTCCCGACTAATCGGAGATCCTCCAAGATCAATCGTGAATTCAATCGACACTCGACTTACATTAGAATTTCCATAAACGAAAGATCGCTGGAGTGCGGTGCGTTCGAGCGAAAAGGCGAATCCGCAGGGGAACACGGGAAGAAAGTCGTGCGGACGACGTTAATTATCTACTCCGTAGTTAGCGACGAGATGAGATCGTGCAATAAAGTTCATGAAACGACCGGTACCATTCCACGCGTTCAACTATACGGGTATTAACCAGTTTTCCATTTTCAAGCGAATCTCGATGTCACTTTGTTCCGTTGTCGAGCAATAATCTGTGGCGACGATCGGCGGGCGAGAGAGAACTCTTTCTTCCTCGTATCCTTTCGTAGTTTTCTCTGACCGATATAAATGCCATAGGGACCCCGAGCGGCGGGTTCAGGACGCGCCTGTTCTCCGGCGAGAGACGCCTGATGTATTCGAATCGTTTCTCTGCGTGTACAGTGTCTATGTAATCAGACCCTTTCGTGAATATATCCACGTGTATGTTAATGTAACGTTAATCCGCAGTCTCGTAGCGTTCCGAACGGGAGGGCCGTCGGCCGATTAGCACCGCGACACGTTCGCCGTAGAATTTTCACGAGCTGCCTCGAGAAAACGAGGGAAAATTATTAGACCGGTCGACCGACCCGCGGTATCGGTGTTCCAAATCGCCTTTCACGCTTAGACGTGCGCTCGTTGGCCAACGGTTCGAAATCGATCGTTCGTTTCTGTGATGTTCCGTTGATTTTGACTGGAGAACCGTAAGGTTGCGATGACCGAACGCTTAGGCGACTtctattatcttcaattgaattgATCCAATCgatcggttagaaactgtgtttttaaagagaaccgtatttgatgaattgcaaataattctAGTTGAGGATTTAGCAAGTAACAGAAGGAAATACAAACAATGAAAGGTAATATGAAACAATGATCCGTATGGTTAATCCGAGCGAGTGTGAAGGGATCTATCACTATTGCCCGTTGGAACACCGTGATCGCGACAGGGAACGGTATAACAGGATGCAAGTCGAATGCGAGCAACGATAGACCGTAGGGTTTAATATGAAATTGATAGAAATCTGATCAATATCATCAGGCCTAATATACTTAACGTTGCGTGTATTTGTTGTTGTTGCCGGTTCATATCTTATATATTCCGAATATTGAAAGAAGGATATTTCGtctataaattttcaatgttatacGTCATTTATGATAAAACATCGACGAGAGGAAAAACACAAAAAAATTCGAGTGAGAGAGCTGTAAACGTGAGACAGAGAGAATGAGAGCAaacgagagagagtgagagagtgagagagtgagagagtgagagtgagagaaagatgAAAATGTGTGGTTTCGACAAAGACAGATGCAGTAACTAGAGAAACAGTTATTAACAGTTTTTATGTAAGATAGTGGAACGAGATCTACGACGTCTTGCACGATTGCCTTTTAGCAAACGAGATCGATACTTCTGATCCCACGGCGAGACACGAGTAAAAGTAGATTACACTGGTAGCGCGAGCTGTTACACGGCCAGCGGAATAATTAATCGAACACACAATGAAAATGCAGCGACGACGCGATAGAACCCTGACTCACGGCTAACACGTTAAGcggcacgaaaatcttaagcgttttcccatagagtttatTTTTTCAACTTCTACTTcaaaaagtaggaatacttgtGAAatgttgcaacgtttgcgttacactgttatcaacttggttgccttgttaaacatttttatttcacatcggttgtcttgtatgatACGATtggtttttagtcattcagaagcgtcagtcaccggtgGCTGACAtgccgcttaacgtgttaacgctagTTAAGAAACGGTTTCCCGGTATTCGTACGAATCCTGAGGTACGCCCTCGTCAGAAATATCGCATCTCGTTTGTTAATGCATTTGAATTACCTCGTGCCTCCAGCTGCATTcataacaaaaaaagaaaaaaaaagaacggggGACACACGGTGTTTTCGACTGGATCGCGATTGTCTTCTAGTCGAGGGAGCACTTTTATGCATTTCGAGAATCAAGGGGACGTGCAAAGGAATTTTTCTGAACGAGAAGAGAATGGGGCGAGACGTTAGAGGGGTCGAAAGCGACGCGGAAATCTATGAATGCGGCTAAAGAATTATATTCCGATAATCCACTGTGTTCTTCGACGggaaatctttcatttttaaattaaacttcagcCATTTCTCTGAATAATTGTTATTCGTGTAAATGATCGAATATACATACATCTATATACGCGTGTGCATGTGTACACGTATCGAACCGTGCGCGCGTGTGCCGCCGGTATATACGTGTACACATGTACGCGTGTATTTGAAAtcgtaattatcaattattgtattttaaatgacTATTCAAAGTATTATTGTGCTAATATAAAAGCGGCTTTATTGGTCAATTATTCGGAAATGATGTCACAATTATTCTTAACCCTATTTACTTGACTTCAATGGTTCGTTGACTATTCTTTTTTCCGGTCGTATAGGATATGTGGAAAGATTACATTCAACCTTTTGTTCGTTAGTCTCAACGGAAAGGTTAGATGAACTCTTACTATCGAATCGTatcttcttttccctttttgtcctttttttttgtttttgtttttaacgTACAATTCTAAGTAATCACAGACCTcgaaatgtttcattatttgcAAAATACATAAGGAAAATATACTCTAAATGCTCTGTACGTACCATGTCAATCGCGTacaagtttatttttttttgtttatgtaCAATCGAGTATCTTggtgtttttctgttttttttttcttcatcttttcaattgattttaCCACTGAAATTTCTTGAAAGGACAATAAAAACTAAGATTATGATGTTTCGATGCacgatcaattaaatatttgtttgtataaCTTCCGTTTCTGGCGAAggtaaaaatttgtttctctctctcactctctctcactctctctcactctctctcaatCGTGaagtattcaaaaatatttcttttctttgatgaaagaaatatatctCGATATATAAGTGACCCATGGTTGAACATTCTACACGCGCGACTGTTAGTCGAACATTCTGCAATTATACaaacgaatatttaaaaatacaatctaCTTCCCTGTACCGAGTATGTTAATGAAAATCTGTTCTTCTCTTCTTATTATTTATGCtagataatatttacatacattccAGGAAGCACTCATTACCCGCTTATCAATACTTCATTATTGTATCCGAGACCATTTAATATAACGCTTCGATACCTAAGAATGACTTTACACTAGtactgttaaaaaaaaaaagaaaaaagaaaaaaaacaaccaATGCGAATCACGTAGCAGAAATAAGAAGCGTGACAAGATTTCATtgatataaatgtatgtatattaacGACGCGCTACCAAAATGGTAACATAAAACTTTCGAATTATCTACTGGCAGTGTAAAATCATTATACTCTTCGATTAACTAAAATTTGCAAAGTTTTAAAATTACTGTTTCCAAAACAGAAAATAGTACATTATACTTTCGTTACCTTTACCAAAATTCAACGTCACGAAATCGGCTTTTACTCCAGCTGGTTAAACATCTAATCAATGTTCATCGAGACTTATGTAAGTAATGAGTGCACTctctataattttttttttttatacaccAATTATAAAGTTTCGCACCATGCTGCATTCTTCACTGTGTAACATCACAACCGTGTCTCTCGTTCTTAGTCGTTtcgataattaacaattattctgTCTCACTTCCTTCCGTGTATTTGTCATTTTTCACTTCTATCCTCAACGGGGAACGTCCTCTCGTGTGATTACCAATACGAGATCGAAGATCGCCGCCTTTCAATGTACTCCTTAGGTCCCGTACTCTCGGTTGTCTTTAAAATATCGTTacatttagaaaaatgaaattcaacctTTCTTACCTGTTCTTCGAGAATATTAATCCTACacgttaattaatatcattaccTCTCTTTGACAGGGTTATCGTTGACTTCGCTTTTCACATTGTTCAATCTTGCCCACACCGTGGATGCGACGCGAGGTTTATGCTGAACCACTTTTATCACACTCCCTTTAGGCCCTTGAACTTCCTTCGCTGGTCTATCGCTGTCATCGTCACTGTAATCTTCATCATCGtcctgctcctcttcctcctcctcctctggTTCTTCCTCGTCGGACTCCTGCCATTCACCTTCCTCCTTTTCTTGGCCTTCGTCGTCCTCTACGATTTCGCCGTCTTCTTCCTGTGCATTAAAAAAGCACACCTAACATCTTTGCTACTTGTAATCCGAAGGATAAGAGGATTTTAACGACCTACCTCTGAGTCGTTCGGTTTCAACGAATTCGACTTTGTTGCATTTGTATTGGTTACAACCACTTGAATTGCGTCACGGAACTGCGTTTCTTGGCGAGGTCTGCCAAGCCTCGATCGTAAATCATTACCTTTGTTTAAGTTGTTCAATAgcatctataaataaattattacatttgaaGAAATCCTCTCTTCCACATGAGATCTTTTATAGTTGAATCTAGTAATCAACGGTCTACTGACTTGCTGTCGGATCTTGGCCCGTTTTTTATGTATCTTTTCTTCCTCGTCGTCCGCGTGCATTCGCATCCGCAATACTTTACTCCTTTTGCACCATTCGTTTTCGCTATCGCTACTCTCGCTATGTTCCTGTTCCTCCACTTGCGTCGGTACTCTCGGTGGATATTTCGCTCCCAGTCTCTCTTTCACGCTACGTCCCTGATCCTTTTGTTCGGGTTTCGTCCCAAAATCATCTTCCACGAAGTCATTGAGACCCCAGCTCTCTGACAACGCGCCCCATGGGTTCTTCACGCGTTTGTTATCTTTAGAATCTTCAGGCGCCTCTTCTTTGaatcttttcttattttgtcGAATTTGTTTGTACATCCTTTTACGCGATTCAGTTAAGATTCCTTTAATACCTGTAAAGGAGAACTGTCATTTaaccaatatttatttatacattggtAATGTACTCCTCTAATAGCTAGCATTACCTCCAAAATTTGGATTTCCATATTTCTTGTAATATTCACTCATCTTCTCTGCGTTAGGCTGTTTCTTATCAGCTCTAGTAGcaaatctgagaaatattgctTTGGACTTGGGATAATCTATTCCCTTCCTCCATGAGCCAGGAGGTAATGGACAATCAATATCCTTTATGTTTATATGGTCTCCTTGCGATGTATCTTTTGTACTATCGTTATCATCTTCCATTTCTATGGTACAGTCTTCGTTAGTCCCATTATTTTCCTCGTCTGGATTATCATGCGCATGTGTACTTTTCTGATTCGCTTTATCCAAACCCACAATCTTTTTCGACAATCCCAACATAGCCCTAGCTGCTGACACATTGTCTAACCATACTACATTACCTATAAGAAATCATCTGTTAGTATGATACATTATTCAAAACTGACTTTCAAATTATGTTTACATGAAACATCATTGATCCATTCTATAGATGC
This portion of the Nomia melanderi isolate GNS246 chromosome 11, iyNomMela1, whole genome shotgun sequence genome encodes:
- the LOC116434900 gene encoding uncharacterized protein LOC116434900, translating into MDEVTEPMDVEMVAADDDSEAVYPDQTDEKTFNAKNVQTPEKQLESRYENRGGTFTTGIDIFSKEEKLKMEERAKRFGLTDKVNSNSSNPEQDLYSSMGIVEDNENTKNIRRNVIHMRGTEEMSTKDVFKYFEDYAPASIEWINDVSCNVVWLDNVSAARAMLGLSKKIVGLDKANQKSTHAHDNPDEENNGTNEDCTIEMEDDNDSTKDTSQGDHINIKDIDCPLPPGSWRKGIDYPKSKAIFLRFATRADKKQPNAEKMSEYYKKYGNPNFGGIKGILTESRKRMYKQIRQNKKRFKEEAPEDSKDNKRVKNPWGALSESWGLNDFVEDDFGTKPEQKDQGRSVKERLGAKYPPRVPTQVEEQEHSESSDSENEWCKRSKVLRMRMHADDEEEKIHKKRAKIRQQMLLNNLNKGNDLRSRLGRPRQETQFRDAIQVVVTNTNATKSNSLKPNDSEEEDGEIVEDDEGQEKEEGEWQESDEEEPEEEEEEEQDDDEDYSDDDSDRPAKEVQGPKGSVIKVVQHKPRVASTVWARLNNVKSEVNDNPVKERQPRVRDLRSTLKGGDLRSRIGNHTRGRSPLRIEVKNDKYTEGSETE